Proteins from a single region of Parvularculales bacterium:
- a CDS encoding peroxiredoxin, giving the protein MTIKIGDKVPESTLMTMTDEGPRPVRTADLFGGKKVVLFALPGAFTPTCSNQHAPGFIRHAADIKARGVDTIACLSVNDAFVMGAWGDQLGADNKVMMLADGNGDFTKSLGLDFDGSSFGMGVRSQRYAMLVEDGVMKTLHLEPNPGEAHASGAEAMLEALG; this is encoded by the coding sequence ATGACCATAAAAATAGGTGACAAGGTTCCGGAATCTACATTGATGACCATGACAGATGAAGGGCCACGACCTGTTAGGACAGCAGATTTGTTTGGTGGCAAAAAAGTTGTATTGTTTGCCTTACCGGGAGCATTTACACCGACGTGTTCTAATCAGCACGCGCCTGGATTTATTCGTCATGCTGCTGATATCAAGGCCAGAGGCGTTGATACTATTGCATGTCTTTCTGTTAATGATGCATTTGTTATGGGGGCTTGGGGAGACCAGCTGGGTGCGGACAATAAGGTCATGATGCTAGCGGATGGTAATGGTGATTTTACCAAATCCTTAGGGCTTGATTTTGATGGCAGCAGTTTTGGCATGGGAGTGCGCTCCCAGCGCTATGCCATGCTTGTAGAAGATGGTGTGATGAAAACTTTGCATCTGGAGCCTAACCCCGGAGAGGCCCATGCCAGTGGTGCAGAGGCCATGTTGGAGGCGCTTGGTTAA
- the rnhA gene encoding ribonuclease HI, protein MTDVIMHTDGACSGNPGPGGWGVVMEHKKHCRELSGGEKETTNNRMELMAAICGLETLKHPCAVILVTDSEYLRNGITRWITNWKHNNWRTASKKPVKNKDLWQRLEAALAPHDVDWRWVRGHTGDPGNERADSLAHQAMEPFMEESK, encoded by the coding sequence ATGACAGATGTTATTATGCATACGGATGGGGCGTGTTCTGGTAATCCAGGTCCCGGGGGGTGGGGTGTTGTGATGGAGCACAAAAAGCACTGTAGAGAACTTTCAGGAGGTGAGAAAGAAACCACTAATAATCGCATGGAACTCATGGCAGCAATTTGTGGTTTGGAGACCTTGAAGCATCCCTGTGCAGTAATTTTGGTAACTGATTCTGAGTATCTCCGTAACGGTATCACCCGCTGGATTACAAATTGGAAGCACAATAATTGGCGCACAGCCTCTAAAAAGCCTGTGAAGAATAAAGATTTATGGCAGAGGCTAGAGGCTGCCCTAGCCCCCCACGATGTAGATTGGCGTTGGGTGCGGGGGCATACAGGTGACCCTGGTAATGAACGCGCCGATAGTTTGGCGCATCAGGCTATGGAGCCTTTTATGGAGGAGTCCAAATAA
- a CDS encoding homoserine kinase — protein sequence MAVYTEVSNETLVQFLADYDIGALLSFKGITEGIENSNYLLRTDQKSYILTLYEKRVQEKDLPFFLSLMNHLSERGIHCPTPIGNRHGDVWGHLEGRAAALVSFLDGLWVRHPRPEHCQQVGKVLACIHDEGQNFSLQRENTLNLHILQSLLEAVGNVDHIKPHLTVELYKELNYITTCWPSNLPHGVIHGDLFPDNAFFTQGVLSGVIDFYFACNDFLAYDIAICINAWCFEDNYEFNADCARALLSGYQERRPLEDCERKALPILCRGSAMRFLLTRLYDWILGDIGETALVKPKDPLDYLARVRFHRRVESITAYGLDP from the coding sequence ATGGCCGTATACACTGAAGTAAGTAATGAGACACTGGTGCAGTTTCTAGCGGATTATGATATAGGCGCATTGTTATCCTTCAAGGGCATTACCGAGGGGATTGAGAACTCAAACTATCTGCTACGGACCGATCAGAAGTCTTATATTCTGACCCTATATGAAAAACGGGTACAGGAGAAGGATTTACCTTTTTTTCTCTCCTTGATGAACCATTTATCAGAGCGAGGTATCCATTGCCCGACACCTATAGGAAACCGTCACGGAGATGTTTGGGGTCACTTGGAGGGACGAGCGGCAGCCTTAGTGAGTTTCCTTGATGGTCTGTGGGTGCGCCATCCGCGCCCTGAACACTGTCAACAGGTGGGTAAGGTTCTTGCTTGTATTCATGATGAAGGTCAGAATTTTTCTCTACAACGTGAGAACACCCTTAACCTTCATATCTTGCAATCCTTGCTAGAAGCGGTTGGAAATGTTGATCATATCAAACCTCATCTAACGGTAGAACTGTACAAAGAACTAAACTACATTACCACCTGTTGGCCCAGTAATTTACCCCATGGGGTTATTCATGGGGATTTGTTTCCAGATAATGCATTTTTCACTCAGGGTGTATTATCAGGCGTTATTGATTTTTATTTCGCCTGTAACGATTTTCTGGCCTACGATATTGCCATCTGCATCAATGCATGGTGCTTTGAGGATAACTACGAATTCAATGCTGACTGTGCACGGGCATTGCTTTCTGGTTATCAAGAACGCCGCCCTCTTGAAGATTGCGAACGAAAAGCGTTACCCATATTGTGTCGAGGAAGCGCTATGCGCTTTCTCTTAACACGGCTTTATGATTGGATATTGGGTGATATTGGTGAAACTGCTTTGGTAAAACCGAAAGACCCTCTGGATTATCTCGCCCGAGTGCGCTTTCATCGCCGAGTTGAGAGCATTACGGCCTATGGTCTAGACCCATGA
- the ispH gene encoding 4-hydroxy-3-methylbut-2-enyl diphosphate reductase, with product MRTNEITCPKSMPLNSSSPLSSTPDSKPPLTIILAAPRGFCAGVDRAIQIVAIALQRYGAPIYVRHEIVHNRHVVNRLAEHGAVFVDTLNEVPDGGRVVFSAHGVPKSVPEEARARGLFFVDATCPLVFKVHMEAMRHHEAGRHVILIGHAGHPEVIGTVGHLPEGAITLIEESTTVAQLPFKASDSLAYITQTTLSVDDTAVIIDALQQRFPHIAGPRREDICYATSNRQNAVKHIAPQVDVFVVAGSSNSSNAQRLVDVALQAGCTSTYLVQDETNLNQDWFKNVKRIGLTSGASTPEIIVTDIIQKLREWFVINIDEQQITEETMRFKLPSILTQQVDADGRIH from the coding sequence ATGCGTACAAACGAGATAACCTGCCCCAAATCCATGCCCTTAAATAGCTCTTCTCCCTTATCTTCTACCCCTGATAGCAAACCTCCTCTCACAATTATATTGGCGGCACCACGGGGTTTTTGCGCCGGTGTAGACCGCGCCATCCAGATTGTGGCAATCGCCTTGCAACGCTACGGTGCTCCTATTTATGTGCGCCATGAGATTGTGCATAACCGCCATGTTGTCAATCGGTTGGCAGAACATGGTGCGGTCTTTGTGGATACTCTAAATGAAGTCCCCGACGGAGGGCGGGTGGTATTTTCAGCCCATGGCGTGCCTAAGTCTGTGCCAGAAGAAGCCCGCGCCCGCGGATTATTCTTTGTAGATGCTACCTGCCCGTTGGTGTTCAAAGTACACATGGAAGCTATGCGTCATCACGAGGCGGGCCGCCATGTGATTTTAATTGGCCACGCTGGACATCCCGAAGTCATCGGAACCGTTGGTCATCTCCCCGAAGGTGCCATAACCCTGATTGAAGAGAGTACTACTGTAGCACAGTTGCCTTTTAAAGCTTCCGACTCTCTAGCCTATATCACTCAAACTACTCTGTCAGTGGATGACACTGCCGTCATTATTGACGCTCTGCAGCAACGCTTTCCCCATATCGCCGGACCACGACGAGAGGATATTTGCTACGCCACCTCCAACCGGCAAAATGCCGTTAAACATATTGCCCCTCAGGTGGACGTTTTTGTGGTGGCGGGATCCTCTAACTCATCCAATGCTCAGCGTCTGGTAGATGTAGCACTACAGGCGGGATGCACTAGCACATACCTTGTTCAAGATGAGACCAACCTTAACCAAGATTGGTTCAAAAATGTTAAACGCATCGGTCTTACCTCAGGGGCTTCAACACCAGAAATTATTGTTACAGATATCATTCAAAAATTGCGCGAATGGTTCGTGATAAACATTGACGAACAACAAATCACTGAAGAAACCATGCGCTTTAAACTCCCCTCTATCCTAACCCAACAGGTTGACGCTGATGGCCGTATACACTGA
- the gcvT gene encoding glycine cleavage system aminomethyltransferase GcvT, translating to MSEQHAIYKRIGPQPTEIQPVVDVADLKRTPLHGLHCALGASMAPFAGYDMPVHYPMGVMEEHIHTRRRAGLFDISHMGQVRLVASGADHLMEQITPGDIVGLAPGRLRYTFLMKENGGIYDDLMVTRPEVTDSASSDTLYLVLNAAFQEKDVVIMEHAFSDVEGVALIKEDDRALLALQGPEAVDVLATLMGAPSLKTMPFMSVQDVVWQGVSYRVSRCGYTGEDGFEISVVSNRAESLARSLLAHEAVEPIGLGARDSLRLEAGLCLSGQDIDENTSPVEAGLMRFVPKRRREEGNYLGAEIIHQQLEKGVRWHRVGIVPEGRAPARSGVVIIGSGEEDIGVVSSGGFGPSVGRPVAMGYVLDGWQKVGTAVRLIVRDKARAGHIVDMPFIEPNYYRGKK from the coding sequence ATGAGTGAGCAACATGCGATATACAAAAGAATAGGACCTCAACCTACTGAGATTCAACCAGTTGTTGATGTTGCCGATTTGAAGCGTACACCGCTTCATGGCCTTCATTGTGCTTTGGGAGCTTCTATGGCGCCGTTTGCTGGTTATGATATGCCAGTGCATTATCCTATGGGTGTTATGGAGGAGCATATACATACTCGCAGACGGGCGGGGTTGTTTGATATCTCTCACATGGGGCAAGTGCGGTTGGTAGCCTCTGGCGCTGACCATCTCATGGAGCAGATAACGCCGGGAGATATTGTGGGGCTTGCACCAGGCCGTTTACGCTATACGTTTTTGATGAAGGAAAATGGTGGAATTTATGATGATTTGATGGTAACGCGTCCGGAGGTCACCGATAGTGCGTCAAGTGACACACTCTATCTTGTACTCAATGCTGCGTTTCAGGAGAAAGACGTGGTCATTATGGAGCATGCTTTTTCTGACGTAGAGGGAGTAGCACTTATCAAGGAGGATGACCGCGCTCTTTTGGCTTTGCAGGGGCCAGAGGCCGTTGATGTGCTAGCAACCCTTATGGGTGCGCCGTCTTTGAAAACGATGCCGTTTATGTCTGTTCAGGATGTTGTATGGCAGGGGGTGAGTTATCGCGTTAGTCGATGTGGGTATACGGGGGAAGATGGTTTTGAGATTTCTGTAGTCTCTAATAGGGCGGAATCTTTGGCTCGCTCTTTATTGGCCCATGAGGCTGTAGAGCCGATTGGTTTGGGAGCACGAGATTCATTGCGTCTGGAGGCAGGCTTGTGTCTCTCGGGTCAGGATATTGACGAAAATACAAGCCCTGTAGAGGCCGGTTTAATGCGATTTGTGCCTAAACGGCGGCGGGAGGAGGGTAACTATCTAGGTGCGGAGATTATACACCAACAATTAGAGAAAGGTGTTAGATGGCATCGTGTTGGTATTGTGCCAGAGGGGCGTGCTCCGGCGCGATCAGGTGTTGTCATCATAGGATCAGGTGAAGAGGACATTGGAGTGGTGTCAAGCGGCGGCTTTGGCCCCAGCGTTGGTCGCCCTGTTGCCATGGGATATGTTCTGGATGGTTGGCAGAAGGTAGGGACAGCCGTTCGGTTGATAGTGCGAGATAAAGCGCGAGCAGGGCATATCGTGGATATGCCGTTTATTGAACCCAATTATTATCGGGGCAAGAAGTAA
- the gcvH gene encoding glycine cleavage system protein GcvH has translation MSNEKYTNQHEWVRVEGDTVIVGISDYAQKKLGDVVYVELPEVGRRFSGGEEAVVIESVKAASEIYAPVSGEVIAINDALEENPAIINEEAQGAGWIFKLCLEDSSEVNSLMDQAAYDDFLAGLE, from the coding sequence ATGAGTAACGAAAAGTATACCAATCAACATGAGTGGGTGCGTGTTGAGGGAGATACTGTAATTGTTGGTATATCTGATTATGCTCAAAAAAAATTGGGCGATGTGGTTTATGTTGAACTTCCGGAAGTAGGACGACGTTTCTCTGGCGGAGAGGAAGCAGTGGTCATTGAATCCGTGAAAGCCGCAAGTGAAATCTATGCACCGGTTTCTGGTGAGGTGATTGCCATCAACGATGCGTTGGAAGAAAACCCAGCTATAATTAACGAGGAAGCACAAGGTGCGGGCTGGATATTCAAATTATGCCTTGAGGATAGTAGCGAGGTGAACTCTTTGATGGACCAAGCAGCTTATGATGATTTCTTAGCTGGTCTTGAATAA
- the gcvPA gene encoding aminomethyl-transferring glycine dehydrogenase subunit GcvPA — MRYLPHTNADRRDMLDVIGVSSVDDLFVDVPPEAHLEELVDLPHAMSELEVERVLGQLADRNISARNWPFFIGGGAYFHHIPASVDHLIQRSEFLTAYTPYQPEIAQGTLHYLFEFQTQVAMITGMEVANASMYDGSTACSEAVLMAHRVTRRPKAVLSGGLHPHYRAVCETLSRFSGHTIVSADCHGVAEDVTALANLVDDETACVVVQTPNVFGSLTNLSNLAESAHEKGALLIAVIPEIISLGLVKPPGDMGADIVVGEGQSVGNSLQFGGPYLGLFATKGRFVRQMPGRLCGQTVDEEGKRGFVLTLSAREQHIRRERATSNICTNSGLCCLAFTIHMALLGEIGFKRLAAVNHARAVHLADCLAEVPDVEVLTDSFFNEFTLRVPGDGAQIIEALVGMQIFGGIPGERLFPGALACKDKIIVAATEMNSDEDCEIYADRLRSVLQVNQQERAAHG; from the coding sequence ATGCGTTATCTGCCCCATACAAATGCTGATCGCAGGGATATGTTGGATGTTATTGGTGTATCTTCTGTGGATGATTTGTTTGTTGATGTACCACCAGAGGCACATCTTGAAGAGCTTGTTGACCTACCTCATGCTATGAGTGAGTTGGAGGTTGAGCGTGTTTTGGGCCAGCTAGCCGACCGCAATATATCAGCGCGGAATTGGCCGTTTTTTATTGGCGGGGGAGCTTATTTTCACCATATACCTGCCAGTGTTGACCATCTGATTCAGCGTTCTGAATTTTTGACCGCTTACACACCCTATCAGCCAGAAATTGCTCAGGGTACTTTGCACTATCTGTTTGAGTTTCAAACCCAAGTCGCCATGATTACCGGCATGGAGGTAGCAAATGCATCCATGTATGATGGCTCTACGGCCTGTAGCGAGGCTGTGCTGATGGCCCACCGCGTAACCCGCCGTCCCAAGGCAGTGCTGTCGGGCGGATTACACCCTCATTACCGGGCTGTTTGTGAAACCCTTTCTCGTTTTAGCGGTCATACGATTGTAAGTGCTGATTGCCATGGTGTTGCAGAAGATGTAACGGCTCTTGCTAATCTAGTCGACGATGAAACAGCCTGCGTTGTTGTGCAAACTCCCAATGTGTTTGGCAGTTTGACGAATTTATCGAACCTAGCAGAATCCGCTCACGAAAAAGGCGCTTTGCTGATTGCCGTAATCCCTGAAATTATCTCTTTGGGATTGGTGAAGCCTCCTGGAGATATGGGGGCGGATATTGTTGTAGGCGAGGGTCAATCTGTAGGGAATAGCCTTCAGTTCGGTGGTCCTTACCTTGGTTTGTTTGCTACCAAAGGGCGTTTTGTTCGCCAGATGCCGGGTCGTCTATGTGGTCAGACTGTTGATGAAGAGGGTAAGCGTGGGTTTGTGCTAACACTCTCGGCCCGTGAGCAGCATATTCGTCGAGAGCGGGCCACAAGCAATATTTGCACAAACTCGGGTTTGTGTTGCTTAGCTTTCACCATTCATATGGCTCTTCTGGGAGAAATCGGATTTAAGCGTCTTGCAGCCGTTAATCATGCACGGGCTGTTCATTTAGCAGACTGTTTGGCGGAGGTACCTGATGTTGAAGTCTTGACAGATAGTTTTTTCAACGAGTTCACTCTAAGAGTGCCCGGGGATGGAGCGCAGATTATTGAAGCACTGGTTGGTATGCAAATTTTTGGGGGTATTCCTGGAGAAAGATTGTTTCCAGGGGCGCTTGCGTGTAAGGATAAAATTATAGTGGCTGCAACCGAAATGAACAGCGATGAAGATTGTGAAATTTATGCCGATAGATTGCGCTCCGTGCTTCAAGTCAATCAACAAGAAAGAGCCGCTCATGGTTGA
- the gcvPB gene encoding aminomethyl-transferring glycine dehydrogenase subunit GcvPB, whose amino-acid sequence MVEGILSLPKTFTGNRALMLEEPLIFERQSSGGGVDIDDKVLDGKTTRLGELEREDNIGLPDLSEPDVVRHFVRLSQKNYAIDSGIFPLGSCTMKHNPRLNEKMARLDGFADIHPLQPTSTVSGALALMDMLAHWLKTLTGMPGIALSPKAGAHGELCGLMTIGSALEARGERSSRTRVLVADSAHGTNPATAALLGFDVTAIPTTPDGRMDVEAFGAEVDKSVAAVMLTNPNTCGLFERDCKRIADDIHEIGGYFYCDGANFNAMIGKVRPSDLGVDAMHLNLHKSCSTPHGGGGPGSGPVVFSEALTPYIPVPFVIRDNNGYKLVEQIEDAGESMPFGRLAGFHGQMGMFVRAMAWLMSHGADGLRQVAEDAVLNANYIMSRLQDVMTTPFEGPCMHEAIFDDRFLKAYDIETLDFAKAMIDEGYHPMTIYFPLTVSGAMLVEPTESESRASLDLFIDTMRHLASIVQSGKKDLFTKAPVYAPRRRLDDTAAARNPVLRWHKRL is encoded by the coding sequence ATGGTTGAGGGTATATTGTCACTCCCTAAAACATTTACGGGTAATCGGGCGTTGATGTTGGAGGAGCCCCTTATTTTTGAACGTCAATCCAGCGGGGGCGGCGTGGATATTGATGACAAAGTGCTAGACGGGAAAACCACCCGTTTGGGTGAGCTTGAGCGCGAGGATAATATTGGTTTGCCAGATTTATCAGAGCCGGATGTGGTGCGTCATTTTGTACGCCTCAGTCAGAAAAATTACGCCATTGATAGTGGTATTTTTCCCCTTGGGTCATGCACGATGAAGCACAATCCACGCCTTAACGAAAAAATGGCGCGATTGGACGGTTTTGCTGATATTCATCCTTTACAACCCACCTCTACGGTTTCCGGTGCATTGGCATTGATGGACATGTTAGCCCATTGGTTGAAAACACTAACTGGTATGCCGGGTATTGCTTTATCGCCTAAGGCAGGAGCACACGGTGAACTATGCGGTTTGATGACAATCGGCTCGGCGTTGGAGGCACGTGGCGAGCGCTCTTCGCGCACTCGAGTTTTAGTGGCTGATTCAGCTCATGGCACCAACCCGGCCACGGCAGCTCTTCTGGGCTTTGATGTTACTGCCATCCCAACCACCCCCGATGGGCGGATGGATGTTGAGGCATTCGGGGCAGAAGTAGATAAGAGTGTAGCCGCCGTTATGTTGACTAATCCCAATACATGCGGATTGTTTGAGCGGGATTGCAAGCGCATCGCGGATGATATACATGAAATCGGGGGATATTTTTATTGTGATGGAGCTAATTTTAACGCTATGATTGGTAAGGTGCGGCCCAGCGATTTGGGGGTAGATGCTATGCACCTTAATCTGCACAAGTCTTGCTCTACTCCTCATGGCGGTGGCGGGCCGGGATCGGGGCCGGTAGTCTTTTCAGAGGCGTTAACTCCCTATATTCCGGTACCTTTTGTGATACGAGACAACAACGGATATAAGCTTGTGGAGCAAATAGAAGACGCAGGGGAATCTATGCCCTTTGGCCGTCTTGCAGGATTTCACGGCCAAATGGGCATGTTTGTGCGGGCTATGGCATGGTTGATGAGCCACGGGGCCGATGGTTTGCGTCAAGTAGCAGAAGATGCTGTTTTGAACGCGAACTATATTATGAGCCGCTTACAAGATGTTATGACTACGCCCTTTGAGGGGCCATGCATGCATGAGGCCATATTTGATGATCGTTTTTTGAAAGCCTACGATATAGAAACCCTAGATTTTGCTAAAGCTATGATTGATGAAGGTTATCATCCTATGACGATTTATTTTCCCCTAACGGTGTCTGGTGCAATGTTGGTGGAGCCAACAGAAAGTGAGTCGCGTGCGTCTCTTGATTTGTTTATTGATACAATGCGTCACTTGGCCTCTATTGTACAATCTGGAAAGAAGGATTTATTCACCAAAGCTCCAGTTTATGCTCCACGACGGCGTTTGGATGATACGGCGGCGGCACGCAATCCAGTCTTGAGATGGCATAAACGCTTGTAA
- a CDS encoding F0F1 ATP synthase subunit C, translated as MEPEAAKLIGAGIACVALAGAGVGIGTIFGNYLSGALRNPSAAQAQFPNLLLGFALTEATGLFGLVVALILLFVI; from the coding sequence ATGGAACCAGAAGCAGCAAAATTAATCGGCGCAGGTATTGCGTGTGTGGCCCTTGCAGGCGCAGGCGTGGGCATCGGCACTATATTTGGTAACTACCTCAGTGGTGCCTTGCGTAACCCTTCTGCAGCACAAGCACAATTCCCCAACCTTCTGTTAGGCTTTGCTCTAACGGAGGCAACTGGTCTCTTCGGTCTTGTGGTAGCGCTCATTCTACTGTTCGTCATCTAA
- a CDS encoding F0F1 ATP synthase subunit A, producing MSDTAQQTAISPNILQKDMGGFDVDPMHQFEVHRIIPIEIGSLDASFTNSSLWMLLVTGLVSLFTISAMRGRSFVPGRLQSVAELSYEFIANMLRQNVGHEGQRYFPFIYTLFMFILFSNMLGMLPYSFTVTSHIVVTFALAAFIFIGVTVIGFARHGIRFLEFFVPKGVPVALLPLLVVIEVISYLTRPISLSVRLFANVMAGHTMLKVFAGFVVAMGLLGGWLPLGFMVAFTGLEILIAFLQAYVFAILTCIYLNDALHMH from the coding sequence ATGTCAGACACAGCACAACAAACAGCTATATCCCCGAATATCTTACAAAAAGATATGGGTGGATTTGATGTTGACCCCATGCATCAATTTGAAGTCCACCGGATTATCCCCATAGAAATTGGCTCTCTTGATGCTTCCTTCACCAATTCCAGCCTGTGGATGTTGCTGGTCACAGGGCTCGTGAGCCTATTTACCATCTCAGCTATGCGGGGACGCTCTTTTGTTCCCGGACGACTACAATCGGTTGCTGAATTATCCTACGAATTCATTGCCAATATGCTGCGCCAAAATGTGGGCCATGAGGGACAACGCTACTTTCCCTTTATCTACACGCTTTTCATGTTCATCCTGTTTTCAAACATGCTAGGCATGCTGCCCTACTCCTTCACCGTAACAAGCCATATTGTTGTCACCTTCGCCCTTGCCGCCTTTATCTTCATCGGCGTAACTGTCATTGGGTTTGCTCGCCATGGCATACGATTCTTGGAGTTCTTCGTACCTAAAGGAGTCCCTGTAGCCCTATTACCCCTGCTGGTGGTTATTGAAGTCATCTCATATCTCACACGTCCCATTAGCCTGTCCGTGCGACTATTCGCCAATGTCATGGCCGGACACACAATGCTGAAAGTATTTGCAGGCTTCGTTGTCGCCATGGGCCTGTTGGGAGGATGGCTACCCTTGGGCTTTATGGTAGCCTTCACCGGACTTGAGATTTTAATCGCCTTCCTTCAAGCCTACGTCTTTGCTATTCTCACCTGCATTTATCTCAATGATGCATTGCACATGCACTAA
- a CDS encoding AtpZ/AtpI family protein translates to MPETRNPEMDNPSGVDNSDFDNRLHSALNTQGAQRVKSADVRPPASRRAVGTAFRLSSELVAGPVVGTAIGWFLDRWLNTAPLLIMIFFFLGVVAGILNVMRTAREVNQELSKDSQQDAVDSVKNAIPNKPRRGL, encoded by the coding sequence ATGCCGGAAACACGCAACCCGGAAATGGATAATCCGTCAGGAGTAGATAACTCCGATTTTGACAATCGCCTGCACAGCGCCTTGAACACCCAAGGAGCACAGAGAGTAAAATCTGCTGACGTACGCCCCCCTGCATCAAGACGCGCTGTAGGGACAGCCTTTCGGCTTAGTAGCGAACTGGTAGCTGGACCCGTTGTTGGTACAGCCATCGGGTGGTTTTTGGACAGATGGCTTAACACTGCACCCCTTCTTATTATGATCTTTTTTTTTCTTGGAGTCGTTGCCGGAATTCTTAATGTCATGCGCACTGCACGAGAAGTCAATCAAGAACTCAGTAAAGACTCACAACAAGATGCTGTAGACTCTGTAAAAAATGCCATCCCCAATAAACCAAGAAGGGGACTCTAA